Proteins from a genomic interval of Zingiber officinale cultivar Zhangliang chromosome 1B, Zo_v1.1, whole genome shotgun sequence:
- the LOC122039755 gene encoding uncharacterized protein LOC122039755, with translation MEKDERTAVECPTFDSMEDLQLPEPPSNGGMAELIDVLAAPLPGTKRQRRPSVHVGEIGDQPAVIPSDPLMQRPKQWKLSAPGYHAKPRVFHHRLPSKTRQIAAKLDSRGDDGMSTLPPLHSTLLDERVLLSVDDSLDSLVPGVIKVRRDPKSWRGARRVRSNWVLKADEGMEDADFKTGGGEDAANDGFTEGYDSPSRRRTRGRVRVSDSRGTGPVAEGEAPSDMDGVEWIDPNGFCHSEEDGGVRSWLKELGLSRYAAVFEIHEVDDEVLPLPTLDDLKDEIPISQISSGLLVDACSFPVGGARK, from the coding sequence ATGGAGAAGGACGAACGGACTGCGGTGGAGTGCCCGACGTTCGATTCGATGGAGGATCTCCAACTTCCGGAGCCACCGTCCAATGGCGGCATGGCCGAGCTGATTGATGTACTGGCCGCGCCTTTACCCGGTACCAAGCGGCAGCGTCGCCCTAGCGTGCACGTTGGGGAGATTGGCGACCAGCCTGCTGTCATTCCCTCGGATCCCCTAATGCAGCGGCCTAAACAGTGGAAGCTTTCAGCTCCCGGATATCACGCCAAGCCCCGTGTTTTCCACCATAGACTGCCTTCCAAGACCCGTCAGATTGCTGCCAAACTTGACTCTCGCGGTGACGACGGGATGAGCACCCTCCCTCCTCTGCATTCGACTCTGCTCGACGAAAGAGTTCTCCTCTCTGTCGACGATAGCCTCGACTCGCTCGTGCCGGGAGTAATTAAGGTCCGGCGTGATCCGAAGTCATGGCGGGGTGCAAGGCGGGTTCGATCAAATTGGGTCTTGAAGGCAGATGAAGGCATGGAAGACGCAGATTTCAAAACTGGTGGCGGAGAGGATGCTGCAAATGATGGGTTTACGGAAGGGTATGATAGCCCGTCTCGCAGGAGGACCAGGGGAAGGGTTAGGGTTTCGGATAGTAGGGGCACTGGTCCTGTTGCGGAAGGGGAAGCCCCTTCAGATATGGATGGGGTAGAATGGATTGACCCGAACGGGTTTTGCCATTCTGAAGAGGATGGCGGAGTGCGGTCATGGCTCAAGGAACTGGGACTGAGTAGGTATGCCGCTGTTTTTGAGATACATGAAGTGGATGACGAGGTGCTGCCATTACCAACTTTGGACGATCTGAAAGATGAGATCCCCATCTCTCAGATCAGCAGCGGGCTCCTCGTGGATGCGTGTAGCTTCCCGGTGGGAGGGGCCAGGAAGTGA